In a single window of the Grus americana isolate bGruAme1 chromosome 31, bGruAme1.mat, whole genome shotgun sequence genome:
- the IKZF4 gene encoding zinc finger protein Eos isoform X4, with protein sequence MWVTWIRPYSIILLLRPARTRATGAANSIKVEMYSDEEASRLLSQDDRMLEKEDSVIVEDSLSEPLGYCDGTGQEPHSPGGIRLPNGKLKCDICGMVCIGPNVLMVHKRSHTGERPFHCNQCGASFTQKGNLLRHIKLHSGEKPFKCPFCNYACRRRDALTGHLRTHSVSSPTVGKPYKCNYCGRSYKQQSTLEEHKERCHNYLQSLNTEPQSLAGQQGDEMRDLEIVPDSLLHPSSDRPTFIDRLANSLTKRKRSTPQKFVGEKQMRFTLSDLPFDVNSGFEKDVEMVSAHHPLDPSYGSSLSLMGGEHLRPLRLPPTNCISEVTPVISSVYTQIQPLPGRLEMPGSREAAEGHEDVPDGVQVVYRGRDQGVSPTNGCQDSTDTESNHEERSSQLPAGNCASSRQSPAYAKEDPKLPEGPPAARSTPSSAKEALRVVNEDGEQIRAFKCEHCRILFLDHVMFTIHMGCHGFRDPFECNICGYHSQDRYEFSSHIVRGEHKVG encoded by the exons ATGTGGGTGACCTGGATTCGACCGTACtccatcatcctcctcctccggccTGCCAGGACCAGAGCTACGGGAGCAG CAAACTCTATCAAGGTGGAGATGTACAGCGATGAGGAAGCCAGCCGGCTGCTGTCACAGGACGACCGGATGCTCGAAAAGGAGGACAGCGTAATCGTGGAGGACTCGCTCTCGGAGCCCCTGGGCTACTGCGACGGGACGGGCCAGGAGCCGCACTCCCCTGGGGGCATTCGGCTGCCCAACGGCAAGCTGAAATGTGACATCTGCGGGATGGTGTGCATCGGCCCCAACGTGCTGATGGTGCACAAGCGCAGCCACACCG GAGAAAGGCCGTTCCACTGCAACCAGTGCGGAGCCTCCTTCACCCAGAAGGGAAACCTCCTGCGTCACATCAAACTGCACTCTGGGGAGAAGCCCTTCAAATGTCCCTTCTGCAACTACGCTTGCCGCAGGAGGGATGCGCTCACCGGCCACCTGCGAACACACTCCG TCTCCTCCCCCACGGTCGGCAAACCCTACAAGTGCAACTACTGCGGCCGGAGCTACAAGCAGCAGAGCACGCTGGAGGAGCACAAGGAGCGGTGCCACAACTACCTGCAGAGTCTGAACACTGAACCGCAGTCGCTGGCCGGCCAGCAAG GTGACGAGATGCGAGACCTGGAGATAGTGCCGGATTCTCTGCTTCACCCCTCGTCCGATCGGCCGACGTTTATTGACCGGCTGGCGAACAGCCTCACCAAACGGAAACGATCGACACCTCAGAAATTCGTGG GGGAGAAGCAGATGCGATTCACCCTCTCGGACCTCCCCTTCGACGTGAACTCCGGCTTCGAGAAGGACGTGGAGATGGTCTCGGCCCACCACCCCCTCGACCCCTCCTACGGCAGCTCCCTGTCCCTGATGGGGGGGGAACATCTTCGCCCCCTCCGGCTCCCCCCTACAAACTGCATCTCGGAAGTCACCCCCGTCATCAGCTCCGTCTACACCCAGATCCAGCCCCTGCCGGGCCGGCTGGAGATGCCGGGGAGCCGGGAAGCCGCCGAGGGGCACGAGGACGTGCCGGACGGGGTGCAGGTGGTGTACCGGGGCCGGGACCAGGGCGTATCGCCCACCAACGGCTGCCAGGACTCGACGGACACGGAGAGCAACCACGAAGAACGAAGCTCGCAGCTGCCGGCGGGAAACTGCGCCAGCAGCCGCCAGAGCCCAGCCTACGCCAAAGAGGACCCCAAACTGCCGGAGGGACCCCCGGCCGCCCGCTCCACCCCCAGCTCCGCCAAAGAAGCCCTGCGGGTGGTCAACGAGGACGGGGAGCAGATCAGGGCCTTCAAGTGCGAGCACTGCCGCATCCTTTTCCTGGACCACGTCATGTTCACCATCCACATGGGCTGCCACGGCTTCAGAGACCCTTTCGAATGCAACATCTGTGGGTACCACAGCCAGGACCGGTACGAGTTCTCCTCCCACATAGTGCGGGGCGAGCATAAAGTCGGCTAA
- the IKZF4 gene encoding zinc finger protein Eos isoform X5, with translation MDIEDCNGRSYISANSIKVEMYSDEEASRLLSQDDRMLEKEDSVIVEDSLSEPLGYCDGTGQEPHSPGGIRLPNGKLKCDICGMVCIGPNVLMVHKRSHTGERPFHCNQCGASFTQKGNLLRHIKLHSGEKPFKCPFCNYACRRRDALTGHLRTHSVSSPTVGKPYKCNYCGRSYKQQSTLEEHKERCHNYLQSLNTEPQSLAGQQGDEMRDLEIVPDSLLHPSSDRPTFIDRLANSLTKRKRSTPQKFVGEKQMRFTLSDLPFDVNSGFEKDVEMVSAHHPLDPSYGSSLSLMGGEHLRPLRLPPTNCISEVTPVISSVYTQIQPLPGRLEMPGSREAAEGHEDVPDGVQVVYRGRDQGVSPTNGCQDSTDTESNHEERSSQLPAGNCASSRQSPAYAKEDPKLPEGPPAARSTPSSAKEALRVVNEDGEQIRAFKCEHCRILFLDHVMFTIHMGCHGFRDPFECNICGYHSQDRYEFSSHIVRGEHKVG, from the exons ATGGATATAGAAGACTGTAATGGACGATCTTACATATCTG CAAACTCTATCAAGGTGGAGATGTACAGCGATGAGGAAGCCAGCCGGCTGCTGTCACAGGACGACCGGATGCTCGAAAAGGAGGACAGCGTAATCGTGGAGGACTCGCTCTCGGAGCCCCTGGGCTACTGCGACGGGACGGGCCAGGAGCCGCACTCCCCTGGGGGCATTCGGCTGCCCAACGGCAAGCTGAAATGTGACATCTGCGGGATGGTGTGCATCGGCCCCAACGTGCTGATGGTGCACAAGCGCAGCCACACCG GAGAAAGGCCGTTCCACTGCAACCAGTGCGGAGCCTCCTTCACCCAGAAGGGAAACCTCCTGCGTCACATCAAACTGCACTCTGGGGAGAAGCCCTTCAAATGTCCCTTCTGCAACTACGCTTGCCGCAGGAGGGATGCGCTCACCGGCCACCTGCGAACACACTCCG TCTCCTCCCCCACGGTCGGCAAACCCTACAAGTGCAACTACTGCGGCCGGAGCTACAAGCAGCAGAGCACGCTGGAGGAGCACAAGGAGCGGTGCCACAACTACCTGCAGAGTCTGAACACTGAACCGCAGTCGCTGGCCGGCCAGCAAG GTGACGAGATGCGAGACCTGGAGATAGTGCCGGATTCTCTGCTTCACCCCTCGTCCGATCGGCCGACGTTTATTGACCGGCTGGCGAACAGCCTCACCAAACGGAAACGATCGACACCTCAGAAATTCGTGG GGGAGAAGCAGATGCGATTCACCCTCTCGGACCTCCCCTTCGACGTGAACTCCGGCTTCGAGAAGGACGTGGAGATGGTCTCGGCCCACCACCCCCTCGACCCCTCCTACGGCAGCTCCCTGTCCCTGATGGGGGGGGAACATCTTCGCCCCCTCCGGCTCCCCCCTACAAACTGCATCTCGGAAGTCACCCCCGTCATCAGCTCCGTCTACACCCAGATCCAGCCCCTGCCGGGCCGGCTGGAGATGCCGGGGAGCCGGGAAGCCGCCGAGGGGCACGAGGACGTGCCGGACGGGGTGCAGGTGGTGTACCGGGGCCGGGACCAGGGCGTATCGCCCACCAACGGCTGCCAGGACTCGACGGACACGGAGAGCAACCACGAAGAACGAAGCTCGCAGCTGCCGGCGGGAAACTGCGCCAGCAGCCGCCAGAGCCCAGCCTACGCCAAAGAGGACCCCAAACTGCCGGAGGGACCCCCGGCCGCCCGCTCCACCCCCAGCTCCGCCAAAGAAGCCCTGCGGGTGGTCAACGAGGACGGGGAGCAGATCAGGGCCTTCAAGTGCGAGCACTGCCGCATCCTTTTCCTGGACCACGTCATGTTCACCATCCACATGGGCTGCCACGGCTTCAGAGACCCTTTCGAATGCAACATCTGTGGGTACCACAGCCAGGACCGGTACGAGTTCTCCTCCCACATAGTGCGGGGCGAGCATAAAGTCGGCTAA
- the IKZF4 gene encoding zinc finger protein Eos isoform X2 yields the protein MDIEDCNGRSYISGSGDSSLEKEFSSAIVGPTVSTPNSQHSSPSRSLSANSIKVEMYSDEEASRLLSQDDRMLEKEDSVIVEDSLSEPLGYCDGTGQEPHSPGGIRLPNGKLKCDICGMVCIGPNVLMVHKRSHTGERPFHCNQCGASFTQKGNLLRHIKLHSGEKPFKCPFCNYACRRRDALTGHLRTHSVSSPTVGKPYKCNYCGRSYKQQSTLEEHKERCHNYLQSLNTEPQSLAGQQGDEMRDLEIVPDSLLHPSSDRPTFIDRLANSLTKRKRSTPQKFVGEKQMRFTLSDLPFDVNSGFEKDVEMVSAHHPLDPSYGSSLSLMGGEHLRPLRLPPTNCISEVTPVISSVYTQIQPLPGRLEMPGSREAAEGHEDVPDGVQVVYRGRDQGVSPTNGCQDSTDTESNHEERSSQLPAGNCASSRQSPAYAKEDPKLPEGPPAARSTPSSAKEALRVVNEDGEQIRAFKCEHCRILFLDHVMFTIHMGCHGFRDPFECNICGYHSQDRYEFSSHIVRGEHKVG from the exons ATGGATATAGAAGACTGTAATGGACGATCTTACATATCTG GTAGTGGGGATTCCTCTCTGGAGAAGGAGTTCAGCTCGGCGATCGTGGGACCCACGGTGAGCACACCCAACAGCCAGCACTCCTCCCCGAGCCGCTCTCTCAGCG CAAACTCTATCAAGGTGGAGATGTACAGCGATGAGGAAGCCAGCCGGCTGCTGTCACAGGACGACCGGATGCTCGAAAAGGAGGACAGCGTAATCGTGGAGGACTCGCTCTCGGAGCCCCTGGGCTACTGCGACGGGACGGGCCAGGAGCCGCACTCCCCTGGGGGCATTCGGCTGCCCAACGGCAAGCTGAAATGTGACATCTGCGGGATGGTGTGCATCGGCCCCAACGTGCTGATGGTGCACAAGCGCAGCCACACCG GAGAAAGGCCGTTCCACTGCAACCAGTGCGGAGCCTCCTTCACCCAGAAGGGAAACCTCCTGCGTCACATCAAACTGCACTCTGGGGAGAAGCCCTTCAAATGTCCCTTCTGCAACTACGCTTGCCGCAGGAGGGATGCGCTCACCGGCCACCTGCGAACACACTCCG TCTCCTCCCCCACGGTCGGCAAACCCTACAAGTGCAACTACTGCGGCCGGAGCTACAAGCAGCAGAGCACGCTGGAGGAGCACAAGGAGCGGTGCCACAACTACCTGCAGAGTCTGAACACTGAACCGCAGTCGCTGGCCGGCCAGCAAG GTGACGAGATGCGAGACCTGGAGATAGTGCCGGATTCTCTGCTTCACCCCTCGTCCGATCGGCCGACGTTTATTGACCGGCTGGCGAACAGCCTCACCAAACGGAAACGATCGACACCTCAGAAATTCGTGG GGGAGAAGCAGATGCGATTCACCCTCTCGGACCTCCCCTTCGACGTGAACTCCGGCTTCGAGAAGGACGTGGAGATGGTCTCGGCCCACCACCCCCTCGACCCCTCCTACGGCAGCTCCCTGTCCCTGATGGGGGGGGAACATCTTCGCCCCCTCCGGCTCCCCCCTACAAACTGCATCTCGGAAGTCACCCCCGTCATCAGCTCCGTCTACACCCAGATCCAGCCCCTGCCGGGCCGGCTGGAGATGCCGGGGAGCCGGGAAGCCGCCGAGGGGCACGAGGACGTGCCGGACGGGGTGCAGGTGGTGTACCGGGGCCGGGACCAGGGCGTATCGCCCACCAACGGCTGCCAGGACTCGACGGACACGGAGAGCAACCACGAAGAACGAAGCTCGCAGCTGCCGGCGGGAAACTGCGCCAGCAGCCGCCAGAGCCCAGCCTACGCCAAAGAGGACCCCAAACTGCCGGAGGGACCCCCGGCCGCCCGCTCCACCCCCAGCTCCGCCAAAGAAGCCCTGCGGGTGGTCAACGAGGACGGGGAGCAGATCAGGGCCTTCAAGTGCGAGCACTGCCGCATCCTTTTCCTGGACCACGTCATGTTCACCATCCACATGGGCTGCCACGGCTTCAGAGACCCTTTCGAATGCAACATCTGTGGGTACCACAGCCAGGACCGGTACGAGTTCTCCTCCCACATAGTGCGGGGCGAGCATAAAGTCGGCTAA
- the IKZF4 gene encoding zinc finger protein Eos isoform X6 — MDIEDCNGRSYISGSGDSSLEKEFSSAIVGPTVSTPNSQHSSPSRSLSANSIKVEMYSDEEASRLLSQDDRMLEKEDSVIVEDSLSEPLGYCDGTGQEPHSPGGIRLPNGKLKCDICGMVCIGPNVLMVHKRSHTGERPFHCNQCGASFTQKGNLLRHIKLHSGEKPFKCPFCNYACRRRDALTGHLRTHSVSSPTVGKPYKCNYCGRSYKQQSTLEEHKERCHNYLQSLNTEPQSLAGQQGEKQMRFTLSDLPFDVNSGFEKDVEMVSAHHPLDPSYGSSLSLMGGEHLRPLRLPPTNCISEVTPVISSVYTQIQPLPGRLEMPGSREAAEGHEDVPDGVQVVYRGRDQGVSPTNGCQDSTDTESNHEERSSQLPAGNCASSRQSPAYAKEDPKLPEGPPAARSTPSSAKEALRVVNEDGEQIRAFKCEHCRILFLDHVMFTIHMGCHGFRDPFECNICGYHSQDRYEFSSHIVRGEHKVG; from the exons ATGGATATAGAAGACTGTAATGGACGATCTTACATATCTG GTAGTGGGGATTCCTCTCTGGAGAAGGAGTTCAGCTCGGCGATCGTGGGACCCACGGTGAGCACACCCAACAGCCAGCACTCCTCCCCGAGCCGCTCTCTCAGCG CAAACTCTATCAAGGTGGAGATGTACAGCGATGAGGAAGCCAGCCGGCTGCTGTCACAGGACGACCGGATGCTCGAAAAGGAGGACAGCGTAATCGTGGAGGACTCGCTCTCGGAGCCCCTGGGCTACTGCGACGGGACGGGCCAGGAGCCGCACTCCCCTGGGGGCATTCGGCTGCCCAACGGCAAGCTGAAATGTGACATCTGCGGGATGGTGTGCATCGGCCCCAACGTGCTGATGGTGCACAAGCGCAGCCACACCG GAGAAAGGCCGTTCCACTGCAACCAGTGCGGAGCCTCCTTCACCCAGAAGGGAAACCTCCTGCGTCACATCAAACTGCACTCTGGGGAGAAGCCCTTCAAATGTCCCTTCTGCAACTACGCTTGCCGCAGGAGGGATGCGCTCACCGGCCACCTGCGAACACACTCCG TCTCCTCCCCCACGGTCGGCAAACCCTACAAGTGCAACTACTGCGGCCGGAGCTACAAGCAGCAGAGCACGCTGGAGGAGCACAAGGAGCGGTGCCACAACTACCTGCAGAGTCTGAACACTGAACCGCAGTCGCTGGCCGGCCAGCAAG GGGAGAAGCAGATGCGATTCACCCTCTCGGACCTCCCCTTCGACGTGAACTCCGGCTTCGAGAAGGACGTGGAGATGGTCTCGGCCCACCACCCCCTCGACCCCTCCTACGGCAGCTCCCTGTCCCTGATGGGGGGGGAACATCTTCGCCCCCTCCGGCTCCCCCCTACAAACTGCATCTCGGAAGTCACCCCCGTCATCAGCTCCGTCTACACCCAGATCCAGCCCCTGCCGGGCCGGCTGGAGATGCCGGGGAGCCGGGAAGCCGCCGAGGGGCACGAGGACGTGCCGGACGGGGTGCAGGTGGTGTACCGGGGCCGGGACCAGGGCGTATCGCCCACCAACGGCTGCCAGGACTCGACGGACACGGAGAGCAACCACGAAGAACGAAGCTCGCAGCTGCCGGCGGGAAACTGCGCCAGCAGCCGCCAGAGCCCAGCCTACGCCAAAGAGGACCCCAAACTGCCGGAGGGACCCCCGGCCGCCCGCTCCACCCCCAGCTCCGCCAAAGAAGCCCTGCGGGTGGTCAACGAGGACGGGGAGCAGATCAGGGCCTTCAAGTGCGAGCACTGCCGCATCCTTTTCCTGGACCACGTCATGTTCACCATCCACATGGGCTGCCACGGCTTCAGAGACCCTTTCGAATGCAACATCTGTGGGTACCACAGCCAGGACCGGTACGAGTTCTCCTCCCACATAGTGCGGGGCGAGCATAAAGTCGGCTAA
- the IKZF4 gene encoding zinc finger protein Eos isoform X1 codes for MDIEDCNGRSYISGICSSWKVSGCVRPASDADMHTQPGLQRCFQGVGCDNTPGYLQQGSGDSSLEKEFSSAIVGPTVSTPNSQHSSPSRSLSANSIKVEMYSDEEASRLLSQDDRMLEKEDSVIVEDSLSEPLGYCDGTGQEPHSPGGIRLPNGKLKCDICGMVCIGPNVLMVHKRSHTGERPFHCNQCGASFTQKGNLLRHIKLHSGEKPFKCPFCNYACRRRDALTGHLRTHSVSSPTVGKPYKCNYCGRSYKQQSTLEEHKERCHNYLQSLNTEPQSLAGQQGDEMRDLEIVPDSLLHPSSDRPTFIDRLANSLTKRKRSTPQKFVGEKQMRFTLSDLPFDVNSGFEKDVEMVSAHHPLDPSYGSSLSLMGGEHLRPLRLPPTNCISEVTPVISSVYTQIQPLPGRLEMPGSREAAEGHEDVPDGVQVVYRGRDQGVSPTNGCQDSTDTESNHEERSSQLPAGNCASSRQSPAYAKEDPKLPEGPPAARSTPSSAKEALRVVNEDGEQIRAFKCEHCRILFLDHVMFTIHMGCHGFRDPFECNICGYHSQDRYEFSSHIVRGEHKVG; via the exons ATGGATATAGAAGACTGTAATGGACGATCTTACATATCTG GAATCTGCTCTTCCTGGAAGGTGAGTGGCTGCGTGCGCCCTGCCAGCGACGCAGACATGCACACGCAGCCTGGGCTCCAGCGCTGTTTCCAAGGAGTTGGCTGTGATAACACTCCAGGGTATCTCCAGCAAG GTAGTGGGGATTCCTCTCTGGAGAAGGAGTTCAGCTCGGCGATCGTGGGACCCACGGTGAGCACACCCAACAGCCAGCACTCCTCCCCGAGCCGCTCTCTCAGCG CAAACTCTATCAAGGTGGAGATGTACAGCGATGAGGAAGCCAGCCGGCTGCTGTCACAGGACGACCGGATGCTCGAAAAGGAGGACAGCGTAATCGTGGAGGACTCGCTCTCGGAGCCCCTGGGCTACTGCGACGGGACGGGCCAGGAGCCGCACTCCCCTGGGGGCATTCGGCTGCCCAACGGCAAGCTGAAATGTGACATCTGCGGGATGGTGTGCATCGGCCCCAACGTGCTGATGGTGCACAAGCGCAGCCACACCG GAGAAAGGCCGTTCCACTGCAACCAGTGCGGAGCCTCCTTCACCCAGAAGGGAAACCTCCTGCGTCACATCAAACTGCACTCTGGGGAGAAGCCCTTCAAATGTCCCTTCTGCAACTACGCTTGCCGCAGGAGGGATGCGCTCACCGGCCACCTGCGAACACACTCCG TCTCCTCCCCCACGGTCGGCAAACCCTACAAGTGCAACTACTGCGGCCGGAGCTACAAGCAGCAGAGCACGCTGGAGGAGCACAAGGAGCGGTGCCACAACTACCTGCAGAGTCTGAACACTGAACCGCAGTCGCTGGCCGGCCAGCAAG GTGACGAGATGCGAGACCTGGAGATAGTGCCGGATTCTCTGCTTCACCCCTCGTCCGATCGGCCGACGTTTATTGACCGGCTGGCGAACAGCCTCACCAAACGGAAACGATCGACACCTCAGAAATTCGTGG GGGAGAAGCAGATGCGATTCACCCTCTCGGACCTCCCCTTCGACGTGAACTCCGGCTTCGAGAAGGACGTGGAGATGGTCTCGGCCCACCACCCCCTCGACCCCTCCTACGGCAGCTCCCTGTCCCTGATGGGGGGGGAACATCTTCGCCCCCTCCGGCTCCCCCCTACAAACTGCATCTCGGAAGTCACCCCCGTCATCAGCTCCGTCTACACCCAGATCCAGCCCCTGCCGGGCCGGCTGGAGATGCCGGGGAGCCGGGAAGCCGCCGAGGGGCACGAGGACGTGCCGGACGGGGTGCAGGTGGTGTACCGGGGCCGGGACCAGGGCGTATCGCCCACCAACGGCTGCCAGGACTCGACGGACACGGAGAGCAACCACGAAGAACGAAGCTCGCAGCTGCCGGCGGGAAACTGCGCCAGCAGCCGCCAGAGCCCAGCCTACGCCAAAGAGGACCCCAAACTGCCGGAGGGACCCCCGGCCGCCCGCTCCACCCCCAGCTCCGCCAAAGAAGCCCTGCGGGTGGTCAACGAGGACGGGGAGCAGATCAGGGCCTTCAAGTGCGAGCACTGCCGCATCCTTTTCCTGGACCACGTCATGTTCACCATCCACATGGGCTGCCACGGCTTCAGAGACCCTTTCGAATGCAACATCTGTGGGTACCACAGCCAGGACCGGTACGAGTTCTCCTCCCACATAGTGCGGGGCGAGCATAAAGTCGGCTAA
- the IKZF4 gene encoding zinc finger protein Eos isoform X3 gives MDIEDCNGRSYISGICSSWKVSGCVRPASDADMHTQPGLQRCFQGVGCDNTPGYLQQGSGDSSLEKEFSSAIVGPTVSTPNSQHSSPSRSLSANSIKVEMYSDEEASRLLSQDDRMLEKEDSVIVEDSLSEPLGYCDGTGQEPHSPGGIRLPNGKLKCDICGMVCIGPNVLMVHKRSHTGERPFHCNQCGASFTQKGNLLRHIKLHSGEKPFKCPFCNYACRRRDALTGHLRTHSVSSPTVGKPYKCNYCGRSYKQQSTLEEHKERCHNYLQSLNTEPQSLAGQQGEKQMRFTLSDLPFDVNSGFEKDVEMVSAHHPLDPSYGSSLSLMGGEHLRPLRLPPTNCISEVTPVISSVYTQIQPLPGRLEMPGSREAAEGHEDVPDGVQVVYRGRDQGVSPTNGCQDSTDTESNHEERSSQLPAGNCASSRQSPAYAKEDPKLPEGPPAARSTPSSAKEALRVVNEDGEQIRAFKCEHCRILFLDHVMFTIHMGCHGFRDPFECNICGYHSQDRYEFSSHIVRGEHKVG, from the exons ATGGATATAGAAGACTGTAATGGACGATCTTACATATCTG GAATCTGCTCTTCCTGGAAGGTGAGTGGCTGCGTGCGCCCTGCCAGCGACGCAGACATGCACACGCAGCCTGGGCTCCAGCGCTGTTTCCAAGGAGTTGGCTGTGATAACACTCCAGGGTATCTCCAGCAAG GTAGTGGGGATTCCTCTCTGGAGAAGGAGTTCAGCTCGGCGATCGTGGGACCCACGGTGAGCACACCCAACAGCCAGCACTCCTCCCCGAGCCGCTCTCTCAGCG CAAACTCTATCAAGGTGGAGATGTACAGCGATGAGGAAGCCAGCCGGCTGCTGTCACAGGACGACCGGATGCTCGAAAAGGAGGACAGCGTAATCGTGGAGGACTCGCTCTCGGAGCCCCTGGGCTACTGCGACGGGACGGGCCAGGAGCCGCACTCCCCTGGGGGCATTCGGCTGCCCAACGGCAAGCTGAAATGTGACATCTGCGGGATGGTGTGCATCGGCCCCAACGTGCTGATGGTGCACAAGCGCAGCCACACCG GAGAAAGGCCGTTCCACTGCAACCAGTGCGGAGCCTCCTTCACCCAGAAGGGAAACCTCCTGCGTCACATCAAACTGCACTCTGGGGAGAAGCCCTTCAAATGTCCCTTCTGCAACTACGCTTGCCGCAGGAGGGATGCGCTCACCGGCCACCTGCGAACACACTCCG TCTCCTCCCCCACGGTCGGCAAACCCTACAAGTGCAACTACTGCGGCCGGAGCTACAAGCAGCAGAGCACGCTGGAGGAGCACAAGGAGCGGTGCCACAACTACCTGCAGAGTCTGAACACTGAACCGCAGTCGCTGGCCGGCCAGCAAG GGGAGAAGCAGATGCGATTCACCCTCTCGGACCTCCCCTTCGACGTGAACTCCGGCTTCGAGAAGGACGTGGAGATGGTCTCGGCCCACCACCCCCTCGACCCCTCCTACGGCAGCTCCCTGTCCCTGATGGGGGGGGAACATCTTCGCCCCCTCCGGCTCCCCCCTACAAACTGCATCTCGGAAGTCACCCCCGTCATCAGCTCCGTCTACACCCAGATCCAGCCCCTGCCGGGCCGGCTGGAGATGCCGGGGAGCCGGGAAGCCGCCGAGGGGCACGAGGACGTGCCGGACGGGGTGCAGGTGGTGTACCGGGGCCGGGACCAGGGCGTATCGCCCACCAACGGCTGCCAGGACTCGACGGACACGGAGAGCAACCACGAAGAACGAAGCTCGCAGCTGCCGGCGGGAAACTGCGCCAGCAGCCGCCAGAGCCCAGCCTACGCCAAAGAGGACCCCAAACTGCCGGAGGGACCCCCGGCCGCCCGCTCCACCCCCAGCTCCGCCAAAGAAGCCCTGCGGGTGGTCAACGAGGACGGGGAGCAGATCAGGGCCTTCAAGTGCGAGCACTGCCGCATCCTTTTCCTGGACCACGTCATGTTCACCATCCACATGGGCTGCCACGGCTTCAGAGACCCTTTCGAATGCAACATCTGTGGGTACCACAGCCAGGACCGGTACGAGTTCTCCTCCCACATAGTGCGGGGCGAGCATAAAGTCGGCTAA
- the IKZF4 gene encoding zinc finger protein Eos isoform X7: protein MYSDEEASRLLSQDDRMLEKEDSVIVEDSLSEPLGYCDGTGQEPHSPGGIRLPNGKLKCDICGMVCIGPNVLMVHKRSHTGERPFHCNQCGASFTQKGNLLRHIKLHSGEKPFKCPFCNYACRRRDALTGHLRTHSVSSPTVGKPYKCNYCGRSYKQQSTLEEHKERCHNYLQSLNTEPQSLAGQQGDEMRDLEIVPDSLLHPSSDRPTFIDRLANSLTKRKRSTPQKFVGEKQMRFTLSDLPFDVNSGFEKDVEMVSAHHPLDPSYGSSLSLMGGEHLRPLRLPPTNCISEVTPVISSVYTQIQPLPGRLEMPGSREAAEGHEDVPDGVQVVYRGRDQGVSPTNGCQDSTDTESNHEERSSQLPAGNCASSRQSPAYAKEDPKLPEGPPAARSTPSSAKEALRVVNEDGEQIRAFKCEHCRILFLDHVMFTIHMGCHGFRDPFECNICGYHSQDRYEFSSHIVRGEHKVG from the exons ATGTACAGCGATGAGGAAGCCAGCCGGCTGCTGTCACAGGACGACCGGATGCTCGAAAAGGAGGACAGCGTAATCGTGGAGGACTCGCTCTCGGAGCCCCTGGGCTACTGCGACGGGACGGGCCAGGAGCCGCACTCCCCTGGGGGCATTCGGCTGCCCAACGGCAAGCTGAAATGTGACATCTGCGGGATGGTGTGCATCGGCCCCAACGTGCTGATGGTGCACAAGCGCAGCCACACCG GAGAAAGGCCGTTCCACTGCAACCAGTGCGGAGCCTCCTTCACCCAGAAGGGAAACCTCCTGCGTCACATCAAACTGCACTCTGGGGAGAAGCCCTTCAAATGTCCCTTCTGCAACTACGCTTGCCGCAGGAGGGATGCGCTCACCGGCCACCTGCGAACACACTCCG TCTCCTCCCCCACGGTCGGCAAACCCTACAAGTGCAACTACTGCGGCCGGAGCTACAAGCAGCAGAGCACGCTGGAGGAGCACAAGGAGCGGTGCCACAACTACCTGCAGAGTCTGAACACTGAACCGCAGTCGCTGGCCGGCCAGCAAG GTGACGAGATGCGAGACCTGGAGATAGTGCCGGATTCTCTGCTTCACCCCTCGTCCGATCGGCCGACGTTTATTGACCGGCTGGCGAACAGCCTCACCAAACGGAAACGATCGACACCTCAGAAATTCGTGG GGGAGAAGCAGATGCGATTCACCCTCTCGGACCTCCCCTTCGACGTGAACTCCGGCTTCGAGAAGGACGTGGAGATGGTCTCGGCCCACCACCCCCTCGACCCCTCCTACGGCAGCTCCCTGTCCCTGATGGGGGGGGAACATCTTCGCCCCCTCCGGCTCCCCCCTACAAACTGCATCTCGGAAGTCACCCCCGTCATCAGCTCCGTCTACACCCAGATCCAGCCCCTGCCGGGCCGGCTGGAGATGCCGGGGAGCCGGGAAGCCGCCGAGGGGCACGAGGACGTGCCGGACGGGGTGCAGGTGGTGTACCGGGGCCGGGACCAGGGCGTATCGCCCACCAACGGCTGCCAGGACTCGACGGACACGGAGAGCAACCACGAAGAACGAAGCTCGCAGCTGCCGGCGGGAAACTGCGCCAGCAGCCGCCAGAGCCCAGCCTACGCCAAAGAGGACCCCAAACTGCCGGAGGGACCCCCGGCCGCCCGCTCCACCCCCAGCTCCGCCAAAGAAGCCCTGCGGGTGGTCAACGAGGACGGGGAGCAGATCAGGGCCTTCAAGTGCGAGCACTGCCGCATCCTTTTCCTGGACCACGTCATGTTCACCATCCACATGGGCTGCCACGGCTTCAGAGACCCTTTCGAATGCAACATCTGTGGGTACCACAGCCAGGACCGGTACGAGTTCTCCTCCCACATAGTGCGGGGCGAGCATAAAGTCGGCTAA